Below is a genomic region from Gemmatimonadota bacterium.
GTGGTGTGGACGGCCAACCCATCCATTGGAGGAAATACCGTGGGCCATGCCGGGATGTACTTCGTTGCGGTTGTGATATTGCTGTAGCCATTCGACATAGTCGTTGTGGGCGCCCCGGGTGGCATCGGCCAGTTGCATGTGATCGAAGCCATAGCGCTTGCGGGCGGGGGATAGGTGGAGTTTGCCGATCATTTCTGTTTGATACCCCGCTCTGGACAATTCGCCGGCGAGGGTGTGAGTCGGATGCCACTGGGCGCTTTTGAATCCGACAACGCCATTTGCTGCGGGGGCGGTGCCGGTCATCAGGCAACGGCGAGCGGGGATACAACTGGGGCATTCGGAATATCCTCGGTGAAAGTGCGTGCCCGTGCGGGCAATCCAGTCCAGGTTGGGTGTTTGCAGACACGAGGGACTACACGGGTCGAGACCTATGCAGTCGCCGCGTTGCTGGTCGGTCATGATGAGCAGGATATTTGGTCGAGAGTCTGACATATTATTCTCCGCAGGGAATGACGGGTAGCGTGATGTGAGAAGGATATGCTTTTGAGTGATAGACGGTCTGATGGGCCTGGCGCATCTCGGTCTCACGACCCAGCGAGCCGCCTGTATTGAGGTTGCGGTCAAACCGGGGAAAATTGGAAGAAGATATTTCGAGGCGGATACGGTGGCCTTTTTTGAAGACGTTTCCGGTTACGCCGAGGTCAATTTCATAGGCATATATGCTGCCGGGTTTGAGCAAGGTGGGGTTGGTGAGGCTTTCCCGAAAGCGCGCGCGCAGGATGCCGTCGCAGAGGTTCATAGCATATCCAGTGGGCGATACATCGACGAGCTTGGCGGTCCAGTCCGTGTCTGTGCAGTCGGTGGCGGCGTAGATGACGGCTTTGATGGGACCCGTGACTTCCAGGGCTGTTTCAAGGGGATCGCTGGTGTAACAGAGTACGTCGCTTCGCATCTCTACGGGACGCTGGTCATAGGGACCCCACGGTACGATGTGGGGAGAGCAACAGTTGTTGCCGCCCATCGTGGGGACCGGGTAGTGCGGGTCGTAAGTGTAGTGGTCGGGTGATTCGTTCTCCGGCGATGCTGTGGCGAGCGTGCCATTGCCGAGTAGCGTATTGGCACTGCCGCCGGAGTGCAGGTGCCATTTTTGCCATTGGGTTCTCGCAAGTGG
It encodes:
- a CDS encoding sulfatase-like hydrolase/transferase; its protein translation is MSDSRPNILLIMTDQQRGDCIGLDPCSPSCLQTPNLDWIARTGTHFHRGYSECPSCIPARRCLMTGTAPAANGVVGFKSAQWHPTHTLAGELSRAGYQTEMIGKLHLSPARKRYGFDHMQLADATRGAHNDYVEWLQQYHNRNEVHPGMAHGISSNGWVGRPHHLPEEQMHTFWCIDRAMDFLQKRDPTVPFFLNISLIDRHPPRTPRPAST